The nucleotide sequence AGGCTTTGCCCACCTTTGTGGGGAACTTGAGATGCACCAGGGTCTGCACGATAGCGTGTTTCGTCGGCGTCACATCGTCAGCCAAGGGGAAGAAGCAGCCACCCTTACACTCGTAGGCTTCGTACTCCTTGGGCGCAATGATCCAGCTGTTCCAGCCGATGTCCTCGAAGTTTACCCGCAGGGAGGTCTTCTGACAGTGGCTGCCAGCCCCGGTGCTCCTTTTCCGCCTGGCTAAAGTCGACCCCACAGCCACGTGGCCATCTGCGTCCTCCTCGTGGCTGCTCTCACCTGCCTCTGTGGAGCCCTCCTTGGACAGCTTCTTGAGCACACTCTCTTGCTCATGGCTGATCATCTCCCTCAGCTCCAGCCTGGTCTCCTTGGTCCCACTGCTGTGGTCATTGGAGAAGACGACAAAGAAGGGCAGGTTTCTGGAACCTGGGGGGACACTGATGTCCAGCTTGTCACAGCCCTTCCTGTGGCTCTCCACAGTCACTTCCAGCTTATTTTTGCTCTTGGTGGAGTCGGACCGGACCCAACGCTTCACGGCGCTGGACACTTCCAAGGTCTCCCAGCCCTCATCCCGAATGTCCTGGGACACCAGGAAGGTCTTGGTCTCCGCAGCACTATCCCAGGCATCTGTTCCATCCAGAACATCATAAATGACCATGCTTCCTTTCAGGTCGTGAGAGTGGTCCATGTGATTTTGACAGGAGACATAGAGTCGGAGCTCAGCTCTGGTGATCTGCTCGTGCCTGGGAATGGAGATGTTGAAGAGCAAGATGTGCTTCTGGAAGGGGAAGTCCTCCGTGGCAGTCATGGAGATGGCATCTGAAATGCAAACACACCTGGTGGGCATCTGCCGAAGGGTCTGTTTCCATGACACTGAAGCTGAGTCTCAGGGTTTAGACAGAAGAGCATCTGGGATAACAGTTTTGGTCTGTATTATCTCTATTTGGTTTCACCCAAGCCCTTAAGGTATAAGAGTATTTTCAAAGGTATACTTAAGATCTTCCAAAGAAAAGCAAAGGCAGGAGATGCCTCTAATTGGGATTGACAGTTCCtactgtttattgagcatctactgtgtgccaggcattacaCTGGGAGCTTTGCAGTGTAAATTTCACCTTAATCCTCGCACTCACCCTGGGAGGATCTAATTATTATTCCACATTTGCAGATGTGGAGACTGGGATTCAAGGCAGTTAATTGCCAAAATGCACGCAGCTAGTTAAGTATCCTGGGACTTACTAGCACACAGCTAGTGAGTAcataaagaaaacagcaaaactcACTGTCAGATCCTGAGTGAAGATCCTGAGTACACGAATTTAAAGGCAAGATCCTGGGTAGGGACAGTGAAATCCCAATATTAAGACAATATCAAAAATCTCAGCCTCTAAACAGTGTATGCATCATTTGAAATTGTAATTTCTGAACAAAGCATAAGTGATTAATTGGTTTtagtgtttcaggaaaaaaatctattagCTTCAATTGCTTTGTCATGTCAAGCAAAAATGGGGCTTGCCTTTTAGCCACATAGTTAACTCAATATCCCATTTATCCTGGGCTGACACTTTGTCGTTAGCACACTCCTGCTATACCACGGCtggttcacagacagggaaaagAGGTTGCATTTTCTGGGCACTTGCTATGCGCCCACATGTGTGGAGACCCGGTGCTATAGGGAAACCTAGCTGGCAGGTTTTGAAGTGCCAGTCCTGCCTCTGCAGACTGGTTAGCTCTGGCCTGGATGCGGTATGGAGCCAGGCCCCTAAGCCATTTGCAAGTCTCAGACCCAGGAGGGGAGAGGCTCTGTGCTCCTGGACATTCAGAGGGAGACGGCAGCAGCAGGAAAAGCCGGCTGTGCAGACGGACAGGCCTGGGTCAGAATCCAGCGGCTTAACACTTCCTAGGTGACATGGGTGGGAACCCTTGGTGGCTGCAAGTTTTGACTGAACAGTTTCACTGTTCAGAAACTTATTTCCCCCTGCATCATGTGAGCTTGACTGAGTTAGGACATAGGTCCTAGGTCCGTGTTTGTTATCTTCTAGTCCTTCTAAATCAGatacatttctatttaaaaacaattaggtTCTCTTTCAACACTTCTCTGTCAAAGAAtttcatctgatttttaaaacccTTTCACAAGAAAGGAATAACTGTGctttcaaagtttaaaaatataccagTTAGTTGGAGGTGAAATAggttgtctgttttgttttgaagtaggaaggggacaggaagggaaggggaaaaggaagagaagtgaaTCAGAGGGGAGAGATGGAAAGAAGAGGAGAGTAAACAGAAGGGGTGGAAAAAAGGGAGCTGGCATCCCTGTGCACATGCTGTGTGAAATGTGGCACACAGCCTGGGGAAGGTGAATCCTTCAGAGCAGAAGCGCCGAGTAGAACTCTCAGTGACCATGGAAATGTTCTGCAGTCTGCACTGCCTGATAGGGAAGCCATTAGCCACACATTTGAAAGGAAGCTGGTGAGGCTAAAGaactaagttttaattttatttcattgtaactAATTTAAATGGAAGCTTGAAGAGCCTCCTATGACCAGCGGCCTCCACCCTGGTGAAAGCAGCTGTGGACCTGTGAGTCCTACCCCAGCGCATCCGGTGCAAGCGGAGACCCTACCTTCCATGCTGAAGCTCCGCACGATGTTGGACGCTGGCGTAGTCGACTTATCAGACGTGTACCTGTTGTACAGATCGATCATGTACTGCGGTGGCTCCACCCTGGTTTTGTCCTGCGAAGGGACCCCGCTCAGGTTAAGGCTGCGCAAGAAATCCACCTTCATGTTCTCCAGAAACATCTTCAGGTTGAAAGTGTGCTCCGGCAGCTCACCTCCAGGCACCCCCAGTGGGTTGTGGGCAGTTCCCCCAGCAGACCCTCGCCCCCAGCTCTGCAGTGGCTTCCCCTGCAGGGAGCCGGCCAGCAGGGACAGCAGGGGCAGGGCCACCCATAGTGCCCCAGGACACATCTTGGGCCCACGCAATCACCCAGAGAGGAGACTGCAGGCGGCCGTACTGTGTTAGCGGGCACGGGGAGGAGCCGGGAAGGAGCGGGTCGGCATCTCCCTGCTGTTTGCTCTGAAGGAACCGTCCTGGCCAGCGCCCACTTTCGCCCGCTGCCGGGCTGGATTGTCCTCCACTTGTGCTTATCTGGTCCTCGATGCCGCGCTCCGACGTCTTATCTGAGGGAGCCTTCCGTTAATGAAGGCTCTATAAACATCTGACAAACACACAGGGCATGTGGGAAGGACACGGCCTACTGTAAGGAATCTGTGCTTCTCCAGGGGGTTATTGCCCCCTAATTAGgatcctttctcatttccttgccAGGGGTCTTCAGAAGAATCTCCAGGCAGGGTGACATATGCTCCATCTCCTGGGCCACAGTAGTGAAGAATCCAGGAAACAAGACCAAGAAGCCCTCCAAATATAGAAAGGACAGCGCAAGAGCACAGTGAACTgtgggggctggggagatggggagagtgTGGGGACCACATCAAGGCTCAGAAGAGGCCTGCTCCTTACAGAGTCGGAACCTGCGAGCAAGGCTCCCTGCTCTGTTGGTGGGATGCATTGCTGAGCATTAGAGATCACGAGTGAATATGGCTCTCGTGCAATTTAGTGTGGTGATAAGTCAGACTAGACAGAGGCTGGGATCTCAGCTCCCTCACCGATTCCCTGCAAATGTCACCTGGAACAAGTCACCGCACTCTACGAGCCTCCCATTCAGAAGATAGTTGTAGGGGTTAAGAGGatgctgtgccccaggctggctTGGTGGCAGCATTCTGGATGCCCCTTCTCCAGCCCACACCTGATTGAGCTGGAGCCCCGGGTTCCCCCAGCCTGCTCTGTCAGAGCTCCACAACACACTGCAGCCTGCAGGGAGCTCCCCACATCCCTGCATCCCAGCTCTGGCActggcctgttgtggggtggtcTTAGCTCACATTGACTTGGCAGCCACCTGGCCCACACTCATCAGCAGGGAGAACCACGCAATCTGGTAGACAGGGGAGTAGGTGAGTTGTTCTGAGACTGGTACATGCCAAGAAGATGATCCCCTGGCCTTTGGAGGCTGACAAGCTGTGGCCCAGGAAAGGGCCCTAGGGACTGTGTTAAGAGCAGTGTGTCCACACTTAAGACTCTGTCCATTTCCATCATGTGTGGCTTTGAGTACAGCAAAGAAGGAGCATGGTTAGAAATACTCCAGGGTATGCTGTGCCTGGTGGTTTACTCTGGGGAAGATGCTCCATGCTGGTGAGGCTGTCGgggagaggttgcagagagctgagcaGGTTTAGTGGGGTGCAGGAGGGGCCACAGCATGCTGTGGTCAGATTGCAGAGGAGGATGGGTGAAATCAGGAGCCCCTGAATGGCTGGGCCTGGACAGAACTTGCTATCTCTGTCCTTTGATGAC is from Macaca fascicularis isolate 582-1 chromosome 9, T2T-MFA8v1.1 and encodes:
- the GDF2 gene encoding growth/differentiation factor 2, which produces MCPGALWVALPLLSLLAGSLQGKPLQSWGRGSAGGTAHNPLGVPGGELPEHTFNLKMFLENMKVDFLRSLNLSGVPSQDKTRVEPPQYMIDLYNRYTSDKSTTPASNIVRSFSMEDAISMTATEDFPFQKHILLFNISIPRHEQITRAELRLYVSCQNHMDHSHDLKGSMVIYDVLDGTDAWDSAAETKTFLVSQDIRDEGWETLEVSSAVKRWVRSDSTKSKNKLEVTVESHRKGCDKLDISVPPGSRNLPFFVVFSNDHSSGTKETRLELREMISHEQESVLKKLSKEGSTEAGESSHEEDADGHVAVGSTLARRKRSTGAGSHCQKTSLRVNFEDIGWNSWIIAPKEYEAYECKGGCFFPLADDVTPTKHAIVQTLVHLKFPTKVGKACCVPTKLSPISILYKDDMGVPTLKYHYEGMSVAECGCR